Proteins co-encoded in one Brassica rapa cultivar Chiifu-401-42 chromosome A02, CAAS_Brap_v3.01, whole genome shotgun sequence genomic window:
- the LOC103850826 gene encoding DDT domain-containing protein PTM, which yields MEWVGKAVRKEIEGVGLCSGTVRSHDSSRNFENGVTEVSESADLAMGEGGSQAEQPRAGRRRTRTRSRGERDGEIISSEVNVMRNVDLNDDGVAEDDSRVSDDCFGGNVDLNCGPVEKTTLGLDLNRAFDLSTGLDLNLNEGLGLVNVSIDYLEGSSVKRRGFIDLNMDARCDLSPHKEVGGFDLNLEVNMQDDEQGIQNSLEGGECKEVHVAEVSSVQLFEEIGKQDVVSLQDLNTPERDLEHEAKTVVESLSDREEYTSGRRKRRKASVNPKFTSQPRLRRSARRPLARFSNTACLADEVSPSPSVSSLTEEKTWVVEGKAAEDLSVPPPKAELPPSSRVLNLDGLPILNVFSVYSCLRSFSTLLFLSPFELEDFVEALRCMSPSLLFDSIHVSVLQILRKHLENLVAEGDWAAIACLRSLDWDMLDVVNYPLFVVEYLLFSGSKDNPGVDLTRFNFFRNEYFRQPMNLKIEILARLCDDMADTEAVRSELNKRSVAAESEMEIDRKRNTKVRRRKRAMMDLADDSSLHDEAVDGSFDPNSDDCCFCKMDGNLLCCDGCPAAYHSKCIGVASHLLLEDDWYCPECSFDQRVPGWKPEKQIRGAEFLEIDPHGRKYYSSCGYLLVIDTDGTGLVNYYHVNDVIHVLEQLKSCGSFYNGVIGAIKKHWDIPVGLKRTISGVNSQIFVCLDTPAKGMISFIDGFKAPLPATEKQPTSGVKKKLEEGSSDGGSRNHCHRARRKISDSATGLDTLNMSSEGSAETIQNGSDVQSLHEPGPSSILDVTKEPNSNIHSSSHYLDRINKRKRIRLQSESGYRNQYIFAEMTTAISKEMTRKSPIRTIDMRTDEEIASTQVKTILMKTTKFQWRNIQGLYLDAWKEKCGWCLSCKSEDAGSKTNCLFNMSLGALRGPSESEIANSQSIDKKSHLMTIICQILSMESRLQGLLVGPWLNPQHSRIWREHILNASNISSLRHLFVELEANLHHRVLSLEWLNHVDSAIEMGSSRHILTSTRSSSKTAIGKRRGTLLESGVNPTAKKKGGLTMCWWRGGQLSRPLFNWKVLPRSLVSKAARKGGSGKIQGILYPENSEPAKRSRRVAWEAAVESSTTSEQLGFQVRTFHSYIKWDDIENSHLLPASDKESKKSARLFKKVIVRRKCIEEDTVKYLLDFGKRRNVPDVVLKNGRMIEESSSERKKFWVNESYVPLHLLKGFEEKKAVRKTMKSGSSSRHSEIEKVRKKSSERKGFSYLFERAERSESSLCEQCKKDVPPSDAACCHICKRLFHKKHTRRADKEGMYICLPCRSEVQAKEQPSGRRRGRPPGSFRKKVRVQKKQTHKKVIPARKSTRLKKTKTSLGERISVRLKNHKKVVASKPLRRSGRRPKHVTRLQDESKVPGGSKKRKLETKRGRGRPKKVKQEISIRKKRTKRALSYWLNGLFLSRKPGDERVDKFREERYFKPVENSDPDHDQPKCRLCGLSDSDSGSTFISCEMCKEWYHGDACGINEKNSIMVIGFRCNLCREQLPPTCPHEISTTSDVPS from the exons ATGGAGTGGGTGGGGAAAGCCGTTAGGAAGGAGATCGAAGGGGTCGGGCTCTGCTCCGGGACCGTCCGATCTCACGATTCGTCTCGAAATTTCGAGAACGGAGTTACGGAGGTTTCGGAATCGGCTGATCTCGCGATGGGAGAAGGGGGATCTCAAGCGGAGCAGCCTCGAGCTGGTAGGAGGAGGACGAGGACGCGATCTCGAGGGGAGAGGGACGGTGAGATCATCAGCTCTGAGGTAAATGTGATGAGAAACGTTGATTTGAATGATGATGGAGTTGCGGAGGATGATTCTAGGGTTAGTGATGATTGCTTTGGAGGGAATGTTGATTTGAATTGTGGTCCTGTGGAAAAAACCACCCTAGGTTTGGATTTGAATAGGGCGTTTGATTTGAGTACTGGTTTGGATTTGAATTTGAATGAAGGTTTAGGGTTGGTTAATGTGAGCATCGATTACTTGGAGGGTTCTAGTGTCAAGAGGAGAGGGTTTATTGACCTGAACATGGATGCGAGGTGTGATTTGAGTCCACACAAGGAGGTGGGAGGATTTGATTTGAACTTGGAGGTTAACATGCAGGACGATGAACAAGGTATCCAGAATAGTCTCGAGGGTGGAGAGTGTAAAGAAGTCCATGTTGCTGAAGTATCCAGCGTTCAGCTTTTTGAGGAGATAGGGAAGCAGGACGTTGTTTCACTTCAGGATCTGAATACTCCTGAGCGGGATCTTGAGCATGAGGCTAAGACTGTTGTTGAGTCTCTCTCTGATAGGGAAGAATATACAAGTGGcaggaggaagagaagaaaagCCTCGGTGAATCCAAAATTCACGAGCCAGCCTCGGTTGAGAAGAAGCGCTCGTAGGCCGTTAGCTCGGTTTTCTAATACAGCTTGCTTAGCTGATGAAGTATCTCCTTCTCCGTCAGTTAGTAGTCTGACAGAGGAGAAAACTTGGGTCGTTGAAGGAAAAGCAGCTGAGGATCTTTCTGTGCCTCCGCCAAAGGCTGAGTTACCTCCATCCTCGCGTGTTTTGAATTTAGATGGTCTTCCCATTCTCAATGTCTTTTCTGTTTATTCTTGCCTGCGGTCCTTCAGTACTTTGCTGTTTTTGAGTCCCTTTGAGCTGGAGGATTTTGTGGAAGCGCTGAGGTGCATGTCTCCTAGTCTGTTATTTGATAGCATCcatgtttctgttttgcaaATATTGAGAAAACATTTGGAGAACCTCGTTGCTGAAGGTGACTGGGCTGCAATTGCTTGCCTGAG GAGTCTTGACTGGGATATGCTGGATGTGGTTAATTATCCCCTTTTTGTGGTCGAATACCTACTGTTTTCTGGTTCTAAGGACAATCCTGGAGTGGATCTAACTCGGTTTAACTTTTTCAGAAATGAGTATTTCAGACAGCCAATGAATCTGAAAATTGAGATACTTGCCCGTTTGTGTGATGATATGGCAGATACTGAAGCCGTGAGATCAGAGCTTAATAAAAGATCTGTTGCAGCTGAGTCTGAAATGGAAATTGATAGGAAGAGAAACACAAAAGTGCGACGCAGAAAGCGAGCTATGATGGATCTGGCAGATGATTCTTCTTTGCATGATGAGGCCGTTGATGGCTCGTTTGACCCGAACAGTGACGACTGTTGTTTTTGCAAAATGGATGGGAACTTACTGTGCTGCGATGGTTGTCCAGCTGCCTATCATTCTAAGTGTATCGGTGTTGCCAGTCACCTTTTGCTTGAGGATGACTGGTACTGCCCTGAATGTTCATTTGACCAGCGTGTACCAGGATGGAAGCCTGAAAAGCAAATTCGAGGAGCAGAGTTTCTAGAGATTGATCCCCATGGCCGAAAGTACTACAGCAGTTGTGGCTACTTGTTGGt GATAGATACCGACGGCACAGGCTTAGTGAACTACTACCATGTAAATGATGTGATCCATGTATTGGAGCAACTCAAGTCATGCGGTAGTTTCTATAATGGAGTAATAGGTGCAATTAAAAAGCATTGGGATATCCCTGTTGGGCTGAAAAGGACAATCAGCGGTGTGAATTCACAAATATTCGTATGTTTGGATACGCCAGCCAAAGGGATGATTTCTTTTATTGATGGGTTTAAGGCTCCTCTGCCAGCTACAGAAAAACAGCCAACGTCTGGCGTTAAGAAAAAGCTTGAAGAAGGATCCAGTGATGGAGGTTCACGTAATCATTGTCATAGGGCTCGTCGGAAGATATCAGATTCAGCGACTGGACTAGATACTCTTAATATGAGTTCTGAAGGATCTGCTGAAACTATACAAAATGGTTCTGATGTCCAGAGTCTTCATGAGCCAGGACCATCGAGCATTTTGGATGTCACGAAAGAGCCAAATTCGAATATCCACTCGTCTTCCCATTATTTGGATAGAATAAACAAAAGGAAACGAATTAGACTGCAGAGTGAGTCAGGCTACAGAAACCAGTACATATTTGCTGAGATGACTACAGCAATTTCTAAAGAGATGACACGGAAGTCACCTATCCGTACCATTGATATGAGAACTGATGAAGAGATAGCTTCTACCCAGGTGAAGACTATATTGATGAAAACCACCAAATTTCAGTGGCGAAACATCCAAGGCCTCTACCTTGATGCGTGGAAAGAAAAATGTGGATGGTGTCTTTCTTGCAAATCTGAGGATGCCGGGAGCAAGACAAATTGTTTGTTTAACATGAGTCTAGGGGCTTTACGAGGTCCTTCGGAAAGTGAGATTGCTAACAGTCAATCCATCGATAAGAAAAGCCATCTTATGACTATCATATGCCAGATATTATCCATGGAAAGTCGATTGCAAGGTCTTTTGGTTGGTCCATGGTTGAATCCACAGCATTCCAGGATTTGGCGTGAACACATTCTGAACGCATCAAATATATCAAGCTTGAGACATTTATTTGTTGAA TTAGAGGCGAATTTGCATCATCGTGTTCTTTCACTCGAGTGGCTAAACCATGTCGATTCTGCCATAGAAATGGGGTCATCTAGGCATATTCTCACGTCAACACGATCATCGTCAAAGACTGCTATTGGTAAAAGACGGGGGACATTGTTGGAGTCTGGGGTTAACCCAACTGCAAAGAAAAAAGGTGGATTGACCATGTGTTGGTGGAGAGGCGGCCAACTTTCACGGCCATTGTTCAACTGGAAGGTTTTACCTCGCTCATTGGTCTCTAAGGCTGCTAGAAAAG GTGGAAGTGGAAAAATTCAAGGTATACTGTATCCTGAGAATTCAGAGCCTGCTAAGAGAAGCCGACGTGTTGCCTGGGAAGCAGCTGTTGAGTCATCTACGACTTCAGAGCAGCTTGGTTTTCAG GTGAGGACATTCCACTCTTACATAAAATGGGATGATATTGAAAACAGCCATCTTCTTCCTGCATCGGACAAAGAATCTAAAAAATCTGCCAGGCTGTTCAAAAAAGTGATTGTCCGTAGGAAGTGCATAGAGGAAGATACTGTGAAATATCTCCTTGACTTTGGTAAAAGGAGAAATGTTCCGGATGTTGTGTTGAAGAATGGTCGCATGATTGAAGAATCCTCGAGTGAAAGAAAAAAGTTCTGGGTGAATGAATCATATGTGCCTTTACATCTTCTGAAAGGATTTGAAGAGAAAAAAGCTGTTCGAAAAACAATGAAGTCAGGAAGCTCTTCAAGACACTCTGAGATAGAAAAAGTACGGAAAAAGTCCTCAGAGAGAAAAGGATTCTCATACCTATTTGAAAGGGCAGAAAGATCGGAGTCTTCTTTGTGTGAACAATGCAAGAAAGATGTGCCTCCGAG TGATGCTGCGTGCTGCCACATCTGCAAAC GATTATTTCACAAAAAGCATACCAGAAGAGCGGACAAGGAAGGAATGTACATTTGTCTTCCATGCAGGAGTGAAGTGCAAGCAAAAGAACAACCCAGCGGACGGAGAAGAGGGCGTCCCCCAGGCAGTTTCCGTAAAAAAGTTCGAGTTCAGAAGAAACAAACGCATAAAAAGGTCATTCCCGCTCGCAAATCAACTCGGCTAAAGAAGACCAAAACGTCTCTGGGAGAGAGAATATCCGTTAGGTTAAAGAATCATAAAAAGGTTGTTGCAAGCAAACCATTGCGACGTTCAGGCAGGAGACCGAAGCATGTTACTCGGCTGCAGGATGAAAGTAAAGTTCCTGGAGGGAGTAAGAAACGGAAACTGGAGACCAAAAGAGGCAGAGGCAGGCCTAAGAAAGTAAAACAAGAGATTTCCATAAGAAAGAAGAGAACGAAAAGAGCCTTAAGCTATTGGTTGAATGGACTCTTCTTATCCAGAAAACCTGGTGATGAACGGGTAGATAAGTTCCGGGAAGAGAGATATTTTAAACCTGTGGAGAACTCGGATCCTGATCATGATCAACCTAAGTGTCGTTTATGCGGCTTGTCTGACTCTGACTCTGGATCAACCTTCATCTCTTGCGAAATGTGTAAAG AATGGTACCATGGAGATGCATGCGGGATTAACGAGAAGAATTCAATTATGGTGATTGGGTTCCGGTGTAATCTCTGTAGAGAACAGTTACCTCCCACCTGTCCACATGAGATCTCTACTACATCCGATGTCCCATCCTAA
- the LOC103850823 gene encoding uncharacterized protein LOC103850823, with product MAKSLINSCIPILRRRQAIVTLVFFEQGSTKTLCDSKKHVAGEIMFEFPDQIVCHADSFFIGRPVPALAMDDYLLPGQTYFVLPIERFAYRILTTSCLSIFNSNLDEKVPSTNQPTLNFTAPSSPPPFEYSKGVNGKVLIKVSPVFIMTLICKNRNMRTKGEVIMECGESSEICNSPELKKQYDQLVGTREHIWSPKSQTISEHETRVSPLRFLGIIRRQQEVK from the coding sequence atggcAAAATCTCTCATCAATTCTTGTATCCCTATCCTCCGTAGACGCCAAGCAATAGTCACGCTAGTTTTCTTTGAGCAAGGATCCACCAAAACCCTATGTGACTCAAAGAAACACGTCGCCGGAGAGATCATGTTCGAGTTTCCCGATCAAATCGTGTGCCATGCAGATTCATTCTTCATCGGCCGTCCCGTTCCAGCTCTAGCCATGGACGACTATCTACTCCCAGGTCAAACCTACTTCGTCTTACCGATCGAACGTTTCGCCTATAGAATCTTAACCACTTCGTGTCTCTCCATCTTCAACTCTAATCTTGATGAAAAAGTTCCGTCTACTAATCAACCAACGTTGAATTTCACCGCCCCGTCGAGTCCACCACCGTTCGAGTATTCTAAGGGAGTAAACGGGAAGGTTTTGATAAAAGTTTCTCCTGTTTTTATCATGACTCTTATATGTAAAAACAGAAACATGCGCACCAAAGGAGAGGTAATAATGGAGTGTGGTGAAAGCAGTGAGATTTGTAATTCtcccgagctaaagaagcagtATGATCAGCTTGTGGGAACGAGAGAACACATATGGTCACCCAAGTCGCAGACGATCTCGGAGCATGAGACTAGGGTTTCTCCATTAAGGTTCTTGGGGATTATTCGAAGGCAACAAGAAGTGAAATGA
- the LOC103850825 gene encoding PH, RCC1 and FYVE domains-containing protein 1, whose protein sequence is MSRNGRMASDLSRAVPVERDIEQAIIALKKGAYLLKYGRRGKPKFCPFRLSNDETVLIWFSGKEEKHLKLSHVSRIISGQRTPIFQRYPRPEKEYQSFSLIYSERSLDVICKDKDEAEVWFSGLKALISHFRQRTRRTESRSDGTPSEANSPRTYTRRSSPLHSPFSSNDSLQKDGSDHLRIHSPFESPPKLDKALSDMALYAVPPKRFYPSDSGTISVHSGGSDSMHGHMRGTGMDAFRVSMSSAVSSSSHGSGHDEGDALGDVFIWGEGIGEGVLGGGNRRVGSSFDIKMDSLLPKALESTIVLDVQNIACGGQHAVLATKQGECFSWGEESEGRLGHGVDSNIQNPKLIDALNTTNIELVACGEFHSCAVTLSGDLYTWGKGDFGVLGHGNEVSHWVPKRVNFLLEGIHVSSIACGPYHTAVVTSAGQLFTFGDGTFGVLGHGDRKSVFTPREVDSLKGLRTVRAACGVWHTAAVVEVMVGSSSSSNCSSGKLFTWGDGDKCRLGHGNKEPKLVPTCVAALVEPNFCQVACGHSLTVALTTSGEVYTMGSPVYGQLGNSYADGKVPNRVEGKLHKSFVEEIACGAYHVAVLTAKTEVYTWGKGSNGRLGHGDVDDRNSPTLVESLKDKQVKSIACGTNFTAAVCIHRWASGMDQSMCSGCRQPFNFKRKRHNCYNCGLVFCHSCTNKKSLKACMAPNPNKPYRVCDKCFNKLKKTMETDSSSHSSLSRRGSINQGSDTIYKDDKLDSRSDGQLARFSLMDSMKQVDNRHKKNKKYEFNSSRVSPIPSRSSQRGALNIVKTFNPVFGASKKFFSASVPGSRIVSRATSPVSRRPSPPRSTTPTPTLSGLTTPRIVVDDTKRTSDNLSQEVVKLRSQVESLTRKAQFQEVELERTAKQLKEALAIASEETTRCKAAKEVIKSLTAQLKDMAERLPVGSAPARAIKSPSSLNSFGSSPGRIDPFNILNRPNSQESTEPDGVNTPIFSNGTITPVFGNGEATNEAQNEKEWVEQDEPGVYITLTALAGGARDLKRVRFSRKKFSEKQAEQWWADKRGRVYEQYNVRIVDKASEEMPR, encoded by the exons ATGTCGAGAAACGGAAGGATGGCGTCGGATCTTAGCAGAGCTGTTCCCGTCGAGAGAGATATCGAGCAG GCAATCATTGCTCTGAAGAAGGGAGCTTACTTGCTAAAGTATGGAAGAAGAGGGAAGCCTAAGTTCTGCCCTTTTCGCCTTTCTAAT GATGAAACTGTTTTGATATGGTTTTCCGGTAAGGAGGAGAAACATCTGAAGCTAAGCCATGTTTCTAGGATCATATCTGGACAACGCACT CCTATTTTTCAAAGGTATCCTCGTCCCGAGAAGGAATATCAGTCTTTTTCACTAATATACAGCGAGAGGTCTTTGGATGTG ATCTGCAAGGATAAAGATGAGGCTGAGGTGTGGTTTAGTGGTCTTAAAGCCTTGATTTCGCATTTCCGTCAAAGAACTAGGAGGACTGAATCAAGAAGTGATGGGACACCATCTGAAGCTAACAGCCCAAGGACATATACCCGGAGAAGCTCTCCTTTGCACTCTCCATTTAGCAGCAATGACAGTTTGCAGAAG GATGGTTCTGATCACCTTCGCATTCACAGTCCTTTTGAGAGCCCGCCTAAGCTTGACAAGGCATTATCGGACATGGCATTATATGCAGTTCCTCCAAAAAGATTTTATCCCTCAGATTCTGGAACTATTTCAGTTCATTCTGGAGGGTCAGATAGTATGCATGGACATATGAGGGGTACGGGCATGGATGCTTTTAGAGTTAGTATGTCAAGTGCTGTTAGTTCCTCGAGTCACGGCTCTGGTCATGATGAGGGAGATGCGTTAGGAGATGTTTTCATCTGGGGAGAAGGCATAGGAGAAGGTGTTTTGGGTGGTGGAAACCGTAGAGTTGGAAGTTCGTTTGACATAAAAATGGATTCCTTATTGCCAAAAGCTTTAGAATCTACAATAGTACTTGACGTCCAAAATATTGCTTGTGGTGGACAGCATGCTGTCCTTGCGACAAAACAAGGAGAATGTTTTTCTTGGGGAGAGGAGTCTGAAGGCAGGCTTGGCCATGGTGTTGACTCCAATATTCAAAATCCTAAGCTAATCGATGCACTTAACACCACAAATATTGAGCTTGTAGCTTGTGGAGAGTTCCATAGCTGTGCAGTTACTCTTTCCGGGGATTTGTATACCTGGGGAAAAGGAGATTTTGGTGTTCTTGGACATGGAAATGAAGTCAGTCATTGGGTCCCTAAGAGAGTTAACTTTCTGTTGGAAGGGATACATGTATCATCCATCGCTTGTGGACCTTACCACACAGCAGTTGTGACCTCTGCTGGGCAGTTGTTTACTTTCGGTGATGGGACTTTTGGCGTTTTGGGCCACGGAGACAGGAAAAGTGTTTTCACACCTCGGGAGGTTGATTCTTTGAAAGGTCTTCGCACTGTCCGGGCAGCCTGTGGTGTATGGCACACAGCAGCAGTTGTGGAAGTCATGGTTGGGAGCTCGAGCTCGAGTAATTGCTCTTCTGGGAAGCTCTTCACATGGGGTGATGGCGATAAGTGTCGTCTTGGTCATGGCAATAAAGAACCAAAACTTGTGCCTACCTGTGTTGCTGCTCTTGTTGAACCCAATTTTTGTCAAGTGGCATGTGGGCACAGTTTAACGGTTGCACTGACAACATCAGGCGAAGTCTATACTATGGGCAGTCCTGTCTATGGTCAGCTGGGAAACTCATATGCAGATGGAAAAGTTCCAAACCGTGTCGAAGGTAAACTTCACAAGAGTTTTGTCGAAGAGATTGCCTGCGGTGCTTATCATGTCGCAGTCTTAACTGCGAAGACAGAGGTTTACACCTGGGGAAAGGGATCAAATGGTAGACTTGGTCATGGGGATGTAGATGATAGAAACTCGCCTACATTGGTAGAGTCGCTAAAGGATAAACAGGTGAAAAGTATTGCATGTGGAACTAACTTCACAGCAGCTGTCTGCATTCACAGATGGGCATCGGGGATGGACCAGTCCATGTGTTCAGGTTGCCGTCAGCCCTTCAATTTCAAGAGAAAGAGGCACAACTGCTATAACTGCGGACTAGTGTTTTGCCATTCGTGCACTAACAAAAAGTCTCTGAAGGCTTGTATGGCACCGAACCCGAACAAACCATATCGAGTGTGTGACAAGTGCTTTAACAAATTGAAAAAGACCATGGAAACTGATTCATCGTCTCATTCTTCTCTGAGTAGAAGAGGAAGCATTAACCAGGGATCAGATACCATATACAAAGACGACAAGTTGGATTCTAGATCCGATGGACAGTTAGCTAGATTTTCACTGATGGACTCCATGAAACAAGTGGACAATCGAcataagaagaacaagaaataCGAATTCAATAGTAGCCGTGTCTCGCCTATACCAAGTAGAAGCTCTCAACGTGGTGCGCTTAACATAGTCAAGACTTTCAATCCAGTGTTTGGAGCATCAAAGAAGTTCTTCTCAGCTTCTGTTCCTGGTTCTCGAATTGTGTCTCGGGCAACTTCTCCAGTATCAAGACGTCCCAGTCCACCACGTTCAACAACACCAACTCCCACTCTTTCGGGACTTACCACACCGAGAATTGTAGTGGATGATACTAAGAGAACCAGTGATAATCTTAGCCAAGAGGTTGTTAAGCTAAGATCTCAA GTTGAAAGTCTTACAAGGAAGGCACAATTCCAAGAAGTTGAGCTGGAAAGAACAGCCAAGCAACTCAAAGAGGCGTTGGCAATCGCTAGCGAAGAAACCACAAGATGCAAGGCAGCAAAAGAAGTGATCAAATCACTTACCGCTCAA CTGAAAGACATGGCTGAGAGGTTACCCGTTGGCTCAGCTCCAGCTCGAGCTATAAAGTCTCCTTCGTCTCTTAATTCATTTGGTTCCAGCCCTGGTCGCATTGACCCTTTTAATATCTTAAACCGACCAAACAGTCAAGAATCCACCGAGCCAGATGGAGTAAATACCCCAATATTTTCTAATGGGACCATTACACCTGTGTTTGGTAACGGTGAAGCAACGAATGAAGCACAGAACGAGAAGGAATGGGTTGAACAAGACGAGCCTGGTGTCTACATCACACTTACAGCCTTAGCCGGAGGTGCTAGAGACCTCAAACGCGTCCGTTTCAG CCGAAAAAAGTTCAGTGAGAAACAAGCGGAACAGTGGTGGGCAGATAAGAGAGGAAGAGTCTATGAACAGTACAATGTACGGATCGTTGACAAAGCCAGTGAGGAAATGCCTCGGTGA
- the LOC103850824 gene encoding mitochondrial fission 1 protein B: protein MDATIGKVFDSVSGFFSGAASGSTDEFPLCDTDIISGCEKELAEAQKGQDEGLKKECIMRLSWALVHSKTHADIQRGISMLEASVVSDTSPMNLREKLYLLALGYYRSSDFSRSRECVERCLEVEPEWGQAQTLKTAIEDRIVKDGVIGVGIAVTAVGVVAGIAAALLR, encoded by the exons ATGGACGCGACGATAGGTAAAGTTTTCGATTCCGTCTCCGGCTTCTTCTCCGGCGCTGCCTCAGGCTCCACAGATGAATTCCCCCTGTGCGACACCGACATCATCTCG GGATGTGAGAAAGAGCTTGCAGAGGCTCAGAAAGGCCAAGACGAAGGGCTTAAAAAGGAATGCATCATGCGTCTATCATGGGCTCTTGTTCATTCGAAGACACATGCTGATATACAGCGTGGGATCTCAATGCTCGAAG CTTCGGTGGTTAGTGATACGAGTCCAATGAATCTTAGAGAGAAGCTATATCTCCTTGCTCTTGGTTACTATCGAAGCAGCGATTTTTCAAGAAGCCGGGAATGTGTAGAACGCTGTTTGGAG GTGGAACCAGAGTGGGGACAGGCTCAGACGCTAAAAACGGCTATAGAGGACCGTATTGTGAAAG ATGGTGTTATTGGCGTTGGAATTGCTGTTACTGCTGTTGGGGTTGTTGCTGGTATTGCCGCAGCCTTGCTACGCTGA